The sequence CTTTATATGAGGTTCAGAAGAATTATCATCTGATATACACAGTTCCCAATGGGGATAATACTGCTGGAGAACTGAGTCAATACTCTCTCTCAAGTATTCCTCTTTAACGTTGTAGACCGGCATAATAACGGATATCAATGGAGAGTACTTGAAAGTAGACTGAATGTCATTGTACTGTTCGTTCTTCTTGAACCATGTCCGGTAACTGCAGCCTTTAGTCAAGGGAAAGAAAAATTGGTAATATTTTATTTTTAAGCGAATTAGAATCGAATATAATAAAAAGAAGCCATTATACAAAAACAATACCGATTTCTCCCTCAATTAGTTATATTTCGAATAGTAAAAATCGCATATATCCCCTATACTTCCGCTTTTTATCAATTTCCCTTTTTCCAAAATGATACCTTTCGTACACATTGCCCGTATTTGGTCAATGGAATGTGAAACGAGCATAACGGTGGTTCCTTTTTCAACCATGCTGGTAAGCTTTGCTTCACATTTCTCTTGAAACTTAAAATCTCCGACAGATAATATCTCATCAACAATTAAGAGGTCGGGGGTAGTAGCTGTAGCAATAGAAAATCCAAGTCTGGCGTACATACCGGAAGAAAAATTCTTTATAGGAACATCGATAAAGTCTCTCAACTCAGAAAATTCTACGATTTCCTCAAATTTATCTTTCATCTCTTTTTTTGAATATCCTAATACCGCTCCATTCAAAAAAATATTCTCTCTTGCTGTTAACTCCGGGTCAAACCCTGCCCCAAGCTCGATAAGAGGAGCCATTCTGCCCGAGACTTCTACATTCCCGGTTGTAGGTTTCAATACTCCTGCCACTACCTTCAACAAAGTGCTCTTCCCTGCACCATTTAGTCCAAGCACTCCAAAAATCTCACCTCTATTTATCTCAAAGCTTACATTCTGCAAGGCCCAAAATTCGGTATAAGAAATTTGGCGTTTAAACCGCTTTATCAGATATTCCTTCAAAGTGCTGATTTTTTCCGTTGTCATATTAAAACACATCGAAGCATCATTAACATTAACTATAGTATCTGCCATAGTTACACCTTATCCTTATATATATAGTATGAATTTATCCTGACGCTTTTTAAATAAATAGACTCCTATAATCAAAGTCGCAAAAGCGTAATTAAAGCATTGCAGATTCAGTTCAAAAGAAGGAATACGTCCGTATAAGAATCCTTCCCTAAAATGTGTGATAAAGTAGAACATCGGATTGCTGTAAAGCAAAAAGAGATACTTGTCCGGCATAGTCGCCATAGGGTAAATAATGGGAGTTGAATACATCCAGGCAGTCAATAAAACTCCGTAAAAGTGCTCGATATCTCTAAAAAACACAACCACGCTGCATAAGATCAAACCCAATCCTACGCTAAACAGGAACACATAACCTATTGAAATGAAGCTAAAAATAATAGTCCATTTAATATGAACACCCGTAAAAAGGCAAACGACTAAAACAGCACACAGAGAGAAAAACATATTAACTAATGAGTATGTAACTTTCGACAATGGGAAAATGTACTTGGGAACATATACTTTTTTAATAATTTGCCCTGAAGAAAATATAGAGGTCATAGCCAAATTGGTAGAATCCGAAAAAAAGGTGAATAAAACTTGCCCGGTTATTACGTAGGCTGCAAAATACTCTATATTAAATCTAAATAACTCTTGAAATACCAGAGTAATAATCAGCATTATAAATAATGGATTTAAAACACTCCATAGAATCCCCAATACCGATCTTTTATATTTTATTTTTAATTCTTTTATGACCAAAAGTTTTAAAAGCTCTTTATACTTAAGAAAGTTCTGAATATATTTATTAATCTCGTTCATCGGTTTCACCTATTCCGGATTTATGATAGAAAATGATATCACTTTAACAATGTAGCCCCTGCATATCTAACTATGCTAAAATATTGTCGTATCTACAGGAAAAGGAGATTAAAAAGTTGGCTAATCCAGTATACGGTAAAAAAGCTGCTCAGTCGAGAAATGATGAAAAGATACCCGACTCGCTTTGGGTGTTAGTAATTGGTTTTATTTTATTTTTGTTTTGGGCCCCGTTTCAAGTGGGATTATTTAACGGGCAGCAGGTTGACTTCGAGAAACCGATTTATGTTGCGGCTTTGCTCGGTTGTCTGATGCTGTTCTTATGGGTCGGCCTCTACTACAAAAGATTTAAGCTGGAGGACCAGCGCGATCTGCTGGCGGTAGCCGTGCTGCTGCTTCCACTGACGTATTTCCTGTCGCTCTTTGTTGCCGCTTCGCACTACATGGCGGTCAATATGCTGCTGATTCAGAGCATGTACGCGGCAGTCTTCATTGTAAGTCTCTACCTCCTTCGACAAAAACAAGTTAATGTTATCATACAAACCGCCGTATTGACAGTGGCTTATCTGATTGTCTGGTTCGGGCTGCTGAACTGGCTGGGCGCCTGGAATGTTGCCGGAGGGCTGATCGGCTGGTTCTCGAATACGGTTAGAGGAGGCAAATATCTGGACGCAGTGCTCAACGATACCAACCTCGGACCGCGTCTGACTTCGATATTTCAGTACCCCAATACATATGCCGGCTTCCTGATGGCGTTCTTGTTGGTGGCGATATTTGCACTGATTCGGTCGAAAAAGGTGTATGGCGCGCTTATTAACGGCTTCATGCTTGTACCTATTATCGTTTCGCTGCTGCTGACGCTCTCGCGGGGCGGGCTTGTCCTGCTTCCGGTCGTATTCGTGCTCCTGCTGCTGTTCCAGAAACCGTCGCGGCAAATATTGTGGATTATTCACCTTATTATCGCAGGCATTGCCTCCCTGGCGGTTACGAGTCCGGTCACTTCGATCGGGCAGCGCCTTAGCCTGGTTCCCGATGCGTCAGCGGCTGTCAAAGGCTGGACCTATCTGCTGATTGCCTCGGCGGTCACGGCGGTTCTATGTTGGGTGGTACAGCGTTTTGTAGCTCCTAAGCTAGAAGGGAGTCTTGAGAGCTGGTCAAGCCGCAAATTCACCAATCTTTGGCTTCCAATCGGCGCGACAGTGCTGGTAGCTCTGGCCGCTTTCCTGCTGATCGGCACGAGCGTGCGCAGTATTTTGCCGGACAATATCGAAACTCGTCTGGAGAATATCAACTTCCAGCAGCATAGTGTACTCGAACGCTTCACTTTTTACAAAGATGCGCTCAAGGTTGTCAAGGATTATCCGATTCTCGGCGCCGGCGGTGGAGGCTGGGCCGCTCTTTACGAGAAATATCAGAATAACCCGTATACGAGCCGCCAGGCGCATAACTTCTTCCTGCAGTATTTGATTGAGGTCGGCATTCTTGGTTTCATCGTATTTATGGGATTTATCCTGTTTGTGTTCTACAAATATATCAGAGGCTATATGAAGCAAAAGGAACGGGATGATTACGAGAACGGCTTTTTCTTCCTGATCATCGCTCTCTCGATTCTGCTTCACAGTGTCCTTGACTTCAATATGAGCTACGCGTTTATGGGCCTGCTTATATTCATCGGGCTTGCGGGTATGGCCGCTGCTATGGATGCTAAAACGCTCGCGGTCAAATGGAACTCTTCGGGGCTGCGTTTTGGTTATTTGGCCTTGGCCTGTGTGGGAGCCTTGGCGGTGCTCTTCGTGTCCCTCCGCGATATTGGTTCCGCCAATGCTGCTGCGGATGCCAAGGCGATCACGCAAACAAGCCAGTCTTATGAAGAAATCAAGGCTCCGCTGATCAAGGCGCTTAAAAACCGTCCCAGCCATCCGGAGTCAGTGATTATTCTCGCTTCGATGGACAATCAGGTCTACAGTCAGAACAAGAACGAACAGTTCGCGGCCGAGTCCCTCGCCGTGCTAACCCGTGGACTGAAGGATGAGCCAAATAACAAGATGATGTTGAAGCAGTTGATTGCTTTATATGATTTGCAGGGCAAGAGCGAAGAAGCATATGCCGTTTACAGAGATAATGCAGATAAATATAAGTGGGATATTGAGTGGTACGAGCCGTTGATTACCCGGGCGGCTGATCTGGGAACACAGGCTCATTTGCAGAAGGATACTGCCAAGGAGCAGGAGTTTTTCCAAACCGGTCTGGCCGCATACGACCATGTGGTTGCCGGAGTTGAGTATCTGAAGACGCTGCCTGCCGGACAGATGCAGGGCCGTCCGTTCTCTGTAACACCGCTAATCGCGCTCGGAGTCGGAAAAATAAAACACGTAACCGGCGATGCCAAGGCTGCAGCCGAAATATTGCAATCGGGTCTCGTTGGCAGTTACGCTGATTTGGCTGCACGCGGCGACCTATGGAGTGCAAACTGGTACTATGATTTAATCGCCCGCTCATATGACTTGGGCCAGGCCTCCTTTAACCAGCAGGACAAAGAAAATGCGAATGCGAACTTTAATATCGGACTTGGGGCTTACAAGCAACTGATGGTAGAGACCAGTAACCAAACGAATGCCGTTCCGCCTGCCACTACGCTGGCTGTGGGTAAAATGCAATTTCTCTCTGGTGATATCCGGACGGCGGTAAACACCTTGAAAACCGGGCTGAGTGAAGATTACTCGGATCCAATTAATCGCGAGATGGCCCGTTGGTATTTGGCCGGATTGAATAAATTGAAAAGCGCCCAGGATCAGGATGTATATAACAAGCTTATTGCAGCCGATCCCGGAGAGGCGGCTAAAATTGATGAAATCGCGGTAATCCAGCCCTGATCTTAACTGCTACTTATAGTTTTATATATACCGAGAAAAAAACCGGGTACCGCCCATTATTGGTGGTGCCCGGTTTTTTTTGTTTTTTT is a genomic window of Paenibacillus durus ATCC 35681 containing:
- a CDS encoding ABC transporter permease, whose protein sequence is MNEINKYIQNFLKYKELLKLLVIKELKIKYKRSVLGILWSVLNPLFIMLIITLVFQELFRFNIEYFAAYVITGQVLFTFFSDSTNLAMTSIFSSGQIIKKVYVPKYIFPLSKVTYSLVNMFFSLCAVLVVCLFTGVHIKWTIIFSFISIGYVFLFSVGLGLILCSVVVFFRDIEHFYGVLLTAWMYSTPIIYPMATMPDKYLFLLYSNPMFYFITHFREGFLYGRIPSFELNLQCFNYAFATLIIGVYLFKKRQDKFILYI
- a CDS encoding O-antigen ligase family protein, which encodes MANPVYGKKAAQSRNDEKIPDSLWVLVIGFILFLFWAPFQVGLFNGQQVDFEKPIYVAALLGCLMLFLWVGLYYKRFKLEDQRDLLAVAVLLLPLTYFLSLFVAASHYMAVNMLLIQSMYAAVFIVSLYLLRQKQVNVIIQTAVLTVAYLIVWFGLLNWLGAWNVAGGLIGWFSNTVRGGKYLDAVLNDTNLGPRLTSIFQYPNTYAGFLMAFLLVAIFALIRSKKVYGALINGFMLVPIIVSLLLTLSRGGLVLLPVVFVLLLLFQKPSRQILWIIHLIIAGIASLAVTSPVTSIGQRLSLVPDASAAVKGWTYLLIASAVTAVLCWVVQRFVAPKLEGSLESWSSRKFTNLWLPIGATVLVALAAFLLIGTSVRSILPDNIETRLENINFQQHSVLERFTFYKDALKVVKDYPILGAGGGGWAALYEKYQNNPYTSRQAHNFFLQYLIEVGILGFIVFMGFILFVFYKYIRGYMKQKERDDYENGFFFLIIALSILLHSVLDFNMSYAFMGLLIFIGLAGMAAAMDAKTLAVKWNSSGLRFGYLALACVGALAVLFVSLRDIGSANAAADAKAITQTSQSYEEIKAPLIKALKNRPSHPESVIILASMDNQVYSQNKNEQFAAESLAVLTRGLKDEPNNKMMLKQLIALYDLQGKSEEAYAVYRDNADKYKWDIEWYEPLITRAADLGTQAHLQKDTAKEQEFFQTGLAAYDHVVAGVEYLKTLPAGQMQGRPFSVTPLIALGVGKIKHVTGDAKAAAEILQSGLVGSYADLAARGDLWSANWYYDLIARSYDLGQASFNQQDKENANANFNIGLGAYKQLMVETSNQTNAVPPATTLAVGKMQFLSGDIRTAVNTLKTGLSEDYSDPINREMARWYLAGLNKLKSAQDQDVYNKLIAADPGEAAKIDEIAVIQP
- a CDS encoding ABC transporter ATP-binding protein, whose protein sequence is MADTIVNVNDASMCFNMTTEKISTLKEYLIKRFKRQISYTEFWALQNVSFEINRGEIFGVLGLNGAGKSTLLKVVAGVLKPTTGNVEVSGRMAPLIELGAGFDPELTARENIFLNGAVLGYSKKEMKDKFEEIVEFSELRDFIDVPIKNFSSGMYARLGFSIATATTPDLLIVDEILSVGDFKFQEKCEAKLTSMVEKGTTVMLVSHSIDQIRAMCTKGIILEKGKLIKSGSIGDICDFYYSKYN